A region of Terriglobia bacterium DNA encodes the following proteins:
- a CDS encoding type II secretion system F family protein: MAEFMVKMADERGHVLEQVENGASEQEVRDRFAQQGFMVYSVKGNKGLLLRALFGERKKRLKTSAFLIFNQQFLTLIKAGLPILRSLNLLTKRQKNPNFQNMLLNVQERVKSGELLSDAFAAQGGSVSKIYTTTLLAGERSGNLEEVLARYITFQKITVTFRKKLLASLWYPGLLISALTVMLTFLMGYVVPQFADLYKSLNADLPRLTLFMLSIGEAIQHRYYVILAVLAIIVVGTLLWVRSERGSRALDALRYRLPVLGPIWMKYQVAMFSRTLSTLLAGGLPLVPSLETASQSINSYQIASNVEHASKRVREGQALAYSLEETKFFPDLAIEMVEVGESTGALPTMLNSVAEFYEEDVQNSLTAAMQLIEPVILIFMGVTVALVLLSLYLPIFSLGAQIQH; encoded by the coding sequence ATGGCAGAATTCATGGTCAAAATGGCTGACGAGCGCGGCCATGTGCTCGAACAGGTGGAGAACGGCGCCTCCGAACAGGAGGTCCGCGACCGCTTTGCCCAGCAAGGCTTCATGGTCTACTCGGTGAAGGGGAACAAAGGCCTGCTGTTACGGGCCCTGTTCGGTGAGCGCAAAAAGCGGCTGAAGACCAGCGCTTTCCTCATTTTTAACCAGCAGTTCCTCACCTTGATCAAGGCCGGGCTGCCGATCTTGCGTTCCTTGAACCTGCTGACCAAACGGCAAAAGAACCCCAATTTCCAGAACATGCTGCTCAACGTCCAGGAGCGGGTAAAGAGCGGTGAACTGCTCTCGGATGCCTTCGCCGCCCAGGGCGGCTCGGTGTCCAAGATCTACACCACCACCCTGCTGGCCGGCGAGCGCAGCGGCAATCTGGAAGAGGTCTTGGCCCGCTACATCACGTTCCAGAAGATCACGGTCACGTTTCGGAAAAAACTGCTGGCCTCGCTCTGGTATCCCGGGCTGCTGATTTCCGCGCTCACGGTCATGCTTACGTTCCTGATGGGGTACGTGGTGCCGCAGTTTGCCGACCTGTACAAGAGCCTTAACGCTGACCTTCCGAGATTGACGCTGTTCATGCTCAGCATCGGAGAGGCCATCCAGCACCGTTATTATGTGATCCTGGCGGTGCTGGCGATCATCGTAGTTGGGACCTTGCTGTGGGTGCGGTCAGAACGCGGGTCCAGGGCGCTGGACGCCCTGCGCTATCGCCTGCCCGTCCTGGGGCCCATCTGGATGAAGTACCAGGTGGCCATGTTCAGCCGCACGCTGTCCACGCTGCTGGCCGGCGGCCTGCCCCTGGTGCCGTCACTGGAAACGGCCAGCCAGTCCATCAACAGCTACCAGATTGCCAGCAACGTGGAACACGCTTCCAAGCGCGTCCGTGAAGGCCAGGCCCTGGCCTACAGCCTGGAAGAAACCAAGTTTTTCCCCGACCTGGCCATTGAAATGGTGGAAGTGGGCGAGTCCACCGGCGCGCTGCCGACCATGCTGAACTCGGTGGCGGAGTTTTATGAAGAAGACGTGCAGAATTCCCTGACCGCGGCCATGCAGTTGATTGAGCCGGTCATTCTGATTTTCATGGGCGTCACCGTGGCTCTGGTCTTGTTGTCACTTTATCTGCCCATTTTTTCTCTCGGCGCACAGATACAACACTAG
- the pilO gene encoding type 4a pilus biogenesis protein PilO, translating into MRNMPRTRQRFIIALAIMAVVDVALLAYLLWPGSSASALENQRASLQDQISVLKKEVAPLEHIDVKLDQTRTNLKALSEQKVPRHSSQISVQLEKLTRETGVSTQSIRYSTLKPEKGDLAEVQRISIETIVVGDYAKVARFINALEQSELLFIIDQISLSSVGKEGGGVSLSIKFETFLKETA; encoded by the coding sequence ATGAGGAACATGCCGCGCACCAGGCAGCGGTTCATCATCGCCCTGGCCATCATGGCAGTGGTGGACGTCGCGCTTCTGGCCTACCTGCTCTGGCCGGGGTCCAGCGCATCGGCCCTGGAAAACCAGCGGGCCAGCCTGCAGGACCAGATCAGCGTCTTGAAGAAAGAAGTGGCGCCCCTGGAACACATAGACGTAAAGCTGGACCAGACCCGGACCAACCTCAAGGCCCTGTCCGAGCAAAAGGTCCCGCGCCATTCGTCGCAGATTTCGGTGCAGTTGGAGAAGCTCACGCGGGAAACCGGGGTCTCCACGCAGTCCATCCGCTACTCTACACTCAAGCCGGAAAAAGGCGATTTGGCTGAGGTGCAGCGGATCAGCATTGAGACCATCGTGGTGGGCGACTACGCCAAGGTCGCGCGCTTTATCAATGCCCTGGAACAGAGCGAGCTGTTGTTTATCATTGACCAGATCTCCCTGAGCAGCGTGGGCAAAGAAGGCGGCGGGGTTTCCTTGTCTATCAAGTTTGAAACTTTTTTGAAAGAAACGGCGTAG
- a CDS encoding outer membrane lipoprotein carrier protein LolA, which yields MMLSLPGLATDVTATARAVDEHYNSLKSFKAAFTEIYQAPGISRTESGTVWLKKPGRMRWEYSNPKQKLFVMDSQNAYFYVLGEAQARKTSVKKLDDIRSPMRFLLGKTKLEKELEGLSLAPDVPPLQAGNVVLRGIPKGMQDRISAVLLEVSPAAQLVRIVIQGADGATTEFRFAAIQENVSVQDGLFRFIPPPGVETIQDEQVTQ from the coding sequence ATGATGCTCAGTCTGCCGGGCCTGGCCACAGACGTCACCGCCACTGCGCGCGCGGTGGACGAACACTACAACTCCCTGAAGAGTTTCAAGGCGGCCTTTACCGAGATCTATCAGGCGCCGGGGATTTCGCGGACGGAAAGCGGTACGGTGTGGCTCAAAAAGCCGGGACGCATGCGCTGGGAGTACTCGAATCCCAAGCAGAAGCTCTTCGTCATGGATTCGCAGAACGCGTACTTTTACGTTCTGGGGGAAGCGCAAGCCAGAAAGACATCGGTAAAGAAACTGGATGACATTCGCTCACCCATGCGCTTCCTGCTGGGCAAGACCAAATTGGAAAAAGAGCTGGAAGGGCTTTCTCTGGCGCCGGACGTGCCGCCTCTGCAAGCCGGCAACGTGGTGCTGCGAGGCATACCCAAGGGGATGCAGGACCGAATTTCAGCCGTGCTGCTGGAAGTCTCCCCTGCGGCGCAACTGGTGCGCATTGTGATTCAGGGGGCGGACGGCGCCACCACGGAGTTCCGCTTTGCCGCAATCCAAGAAAATGTTTCCGTGCAGGACGGCCTTTTCCGCTTCATTCCTCCCCCTGGAGTGGAGACAATTCAAGACGAACAGGTGACCCAGTAG
- a CDS encoding iron-sulfur cluster assembly accessory protein encodes MATTSTPNVETTTPNVPVNLTPTAISKVKEIMTQQSPVPEGLRIGVVGGGCSGFSYSMSFEHAPGMMDKTYTFDGLKVFVDATSAMYLNGCTVDYVETLEAAGFKFENPNVKSTCGCGSSFNV; translated from the coding sequence ATGGCCACCACATCCACACCCAACGTTGAGACCACTACCCCCAACGTGCCGGTCAACTTGACGCCGACGGCGATTTCCAAAGTCAAGGAGATCATGACGCAGCAGAGTCCAGTACCTGAAGGGCTGCGCATCGGCGTGGTGGGCGGCGGCTGCTCCGGCTTCTCTTATTCCATGTCGTTTGAGCACGCGCCCGGAATGATGGACAAGACCTACACTTTTGACGGGCTGAAGGTTTTTGTGGACGCAACGTCCGCCATGTACCTGAACGGCTGCACCGTGGACTACGTTGAGACCCTGGAAGCCGCCGGCTTCAAGTTTGAGAATCCCAACGTGAAGAGCACCTGCGGTTGCGGTTCTTCGTTCAACGTCTAA
- a CDS encoding GspE/PulE family protein: MEDGAPGIEQPVNPEQRARDLAARYRCEFVDLRDYHLDAELFKTVPVDLMFRYNFVPLESTEGTLSIAIADPSKLMMIDEIGLLLNRRIKTKVATLVQINEILKKTEQSQRVLEEASEGFVLDVVRDDEGSGDENITIDKITGTAEADVSPIIRLVDTTIFTALQKRASDIHIETESDSVVVKYRIDGVLQPAMQPMAKAHHSTIITRVKVMSELDIAEKRVPQDGRFRVKYNGRLIDFRVSIMPTIHGENAVLRVLDKESMSEKFRNLVLDVVGFDEDDLRKFRHYILEPYGMVLVTGPTGSGKTTTLYAALNEIKTDEDKIITIEDPVEYQIHGITQIPVNEKKGLTFARGLRSILRHDPDKIMVGEIRDAETAQIAIQSALTGHLVFTTVHANNVVDVLGRFLNMGVEPYNFVSALNCVLAQRLVRIICPHCKAPARYSDQELDNNGLNPKEWRDVQFYEGTGCIECAGTGYHGRTAIHELLDLSDRVRELILEKRPSSEIRRAAHDEGMRFLRESALAKVKAGITSFKEINKVTFIETTR, translated from the coding sequence ATGGAAGACGGCGCACCGGGCATCGAGCAACCGGTGAATCCGGAGCAACGCGCCCGCGACCTGGCGGCACGCTACCGCTGCGAGTTTGTTGACCTGCGCGACTACCACCTGGATGCCGAGTTGTTCAAGACCGTCCCGGTGGACCTGATGTTCCGCTACAACTTTGTCCCGCTGGAAAGCACCGAGGGGACGTTGTCCATCGCCATTGCCGATCCCAGCAAGCTGATGATGATTGACGAAATCGGCCTGCTGCTCAACCGCCGCATCAAGACCAAGGTCGCTACCCTTGTCCAGATCAATGAAATCCTGAAAAAGACCGAGCAGTCGCAGCGCGTTCTGGAAGAGGCCAGTGAAGGCTTCGTTTTAGACGTGGTGCGCGACGACGAGGGGTCGGGTGATGAAAACATCACCATTGACAAGATTACCGGGACCGCGGAAGCCGACGTCAGCCCTATCATCCGCCTGGTGGACACCACCATTTTCACCGCGCTGCAAAAGCGCGCCAGTGACATCCACATTGAGACCGAGAGCGATTCGGTGGTGGTGAAGTACCGCATTGACGGCGTGCTGCAGCCGGCCATGCAGCCCATGGCCAAAGCCCACCACTCCACCATCATCACCCGCGTCAAGGTCATGAGCGAGCTGGACATCGCGGAAAAGCGCGTGCCCCAGGACGGCCGCTTCCGGGTCAAGTACAACGGCCGGCTCATTGATTTCCGCGTCTCCATCATGCCCACCATTCACGGCGAGAACGCCGTGCTGCGCGTCCTGGACAAAGAGTCCATGAGCGAAAAATTCCGCAACCTGGTGCTGGACGTGGTGGGGTTCGATGAAGACGACCTGCGCAAGTTCCGCCACTACATTCTGGAACCCTACGGCATGGTGCTGGTGACCGGCCCCACGGGCAGCGGCAAGACGACTACGCTCTATGCCGCCCTGAATGAGATTAAGACCGACGAAGACAAGATCATCACTATTGAAGACCCGGTGGAGTATCAGATTCACGGCATCACCCAGATTCCGGTGAACGAAAAGAAGGGGCTGACCTTCGCCCGCGGGCTGCGTTCCATTCTGCGCCATGACCCGGACAAGATCATGGTGGGCGAAATCCGCGACGCTGAAACTGCGCAGATCGCCATCCAGTCCGCCTTGACTGGCCACCTGGTCTTCACCACCGTCCACGCCAACAACGTGGTGGACGTGCTGGGCCGCTTCCTGAACATGGGCGTGGAACCCTACAACTTTGTTTCCGCCCTGAACTGCGTTCTGGCGCAGCGCCTGGTGCGCATCATCTGCCCGCATTGCAAGGCCCCGGCGCGGTACTCTGATCAGGAACTAGACAACAACGGGCTGAATCCGAAAGAATGGCGCGACGTTCAGTTCTACGAAGGGACCGGATGCATTGAATGCGCGGGGACCGGCTACCACGGACGCACCGCCATCCATGAACTGCTGGACTTGTCAGACCGCGTGCGCGAACTGATTCTGGAGAAGCGTCCGTCATCGGAAATTCGCCGGGCGGCGCACGACGAGGGCATGCGTTTCCTCCGCGAATCGGCCCTGGCAAAGGTCAAGGCGGGCATAACCAGTTTTAAGGAGATCAACAAGGTCACGTTTATTGAGACCACTCGTTAA